Genomic segment of Cronobacter dublinensis subsp. dublinensis LMG 23823:
CCCGCTTTGTCGGTATGACCGGTTTTGATGCCGTCCACGTTCAGACTGTTATCCCACAGCAGGCCGTTACGGTTGGTCTGGCGGATACCGTTAAAGGTGAACTCTTTTTCCCGGTAGATAGAGTATTCGTTCGGCACGTCACGGATGAGCGCCTGGCCAATCAGCGCCATGTCGCGCGCGGAGCTGTACTGCCCGTCAGCGTCCAGGCCGTGAACGGTCTGGAAGTGGGTGTTTTTCAGGCCCAGCGCGGTAACGTAGCTGTTCATCAGACCCACAAACGCGTCCTGGCTGCCGGCGACGTAGTCGGCCATCGCTACGCAGGCGTCGTTGCCGGACTGCAAGTTAATGCCGCGGATAAGCTGTGATACCGGCACCTGCATGCCAGGCTTCAGGAACATCAGAGAAGAGCCTTTGAACACCGGGTTGCCGGTCGCCCAGGCGTCGTTGCCGATAGTCACCAGGTCGGACTCTTTAAATTTGCCCGCTTTCATCGCCTGGCCGATGACGTAGCTGGTCATCATTTTGGTCAGGCTCGCCGGATCGCGGCGTGCGTCAGCGTTCTGTTCTGCCAGCACTTTCCCTGAGTTGTAATCGATGAGGATATAGGCTTCCGCGTCGATCTGCGGCACGCCTGGAATCATCGTTTTGATATTAAGGTCGTCGGCATGAGCGGCGGAGGAGAGGGCTGCGACAGAAAGCGCCGTACTAACGGCGAGACGCTGCATAAAACGAACGGAGAAAGTGGTCTTCATGGTCTGAACAACGACATCCGTGATGAGTGAAAAAAAGTGCCCTACTATAGCAAATGCCTTATGGGCTGGCATCCGACTTTGCGCATGATTTGTTAACGGTCTTTACCGTAACTGACAAAGCGGCAGGCCAGCCCGGCCTGCGTTTACTGGGCGACAGTAATGAAAGATTGTACCTGCGCTTCGCTTTGCAGACGCTGCTGGAGCGAGGCGGCCTGCGATTTGCTGGCGAACGGCCCTAACTGAACGCGATAGACCGCGCCGTTCTGGCTGACGCGCCCTGGTACGGAAAACTGCTGGCTCAGCTTCTGCTGCCACTGCCCGGCGCGCGTAGCGTCGCTCACGGCGCCGACCTGCACGACATAGTTGCCTGCCGCGGCAGTAGCCGGTGCACTGGCGGCGGGCGCGACGCTGCCCTGCACGGAGCCCGGCGCGGTCACCGGCGCATTACGGGTAGCGGGGGCGGCGAACTGTGTCGGTGCCGCGGCCGGTTGCGCGTCCGCGCTTGCGACAGCGGGTTGCGCTGTCGTCGCGGCAGGCGCGGCTTCCGGCGTTGCGGTTTCCAGCACGCCCGAGGCGAGCGTCGTCGGGGCGCCTAAAAAGCCGCCGCTTTTTACCGGCGCGCCGGTGGTGTCATCGCTTTGCAGCGAGTCGTTGCTCACCGGGCGGATGTCGCCCTGCGGTGCCGCCGGTTGTGGCGCCGAAGAGACGCTGCCGAGGCCGCCGCTTAAGTCAGGACGCGCCGGGAGCGCGTAAGTCTGCTTCGCGACGGTCGTACAGGCCATGCCAGGGCCGGAGAGCGAGCCGTCCGGCGCGACAATAATAGGATCGATACGCACTTTGGTGTTATTTGACGTATTGAGCCTGTCCGCCGCCGCGCGTGAGAGCGAAATCACGCGGTCGTTACCGTAAGGGCCGCGGTCGTTAATGCGCACTACAATCATGCGGCCGTTAGCGAGGTTAGTGATACGCGCATAGCTCGGCACCGGCAGCGTCGGGTGTGCGGCGGTGAGCTGCATCGGGTCGAACGGTTCGCCCGAGGCGGTCAGGTTGCTGTCCGGCTCGGCATCGTAAATCGCCGCGAGCCCCGCCTGGCTGAAACGCGAGAGATCCTGAACGATGCTGTAACGCTTACCGTCGCGCTCGTAATCGCTGTTCACGGAAGGGTTAGGTTGCTCGTAGCGAGGCTCCGCGCCGCTTATCTCAACGACGGGACCGTTGCAGACCGGCTGTTGTGGCGCCACGCTCGCCTGTTGTTGCCCTTCGTTATTCACGCCGCATGCGGTTAATAACCCCGCGGCGATGCAGACGCCAATCCACTGCTTACGCATTGCGCACCTCTTATACGCTCTTCGACAACATTTTCCTGTGGGTATGGATCGACATGACGATACCAAACCCTGCCATGAGTACGATCAGGGCGGACCCTCCGTAGCTGACCAGCGGCAGCGGAACGCCCACCACCGGTAAGATACCACTCACCATACCAATATTCACAAACACATAAACAAACAGAATCAGCATCAGGCCGCCCGCCATGACGCGCCCGAAGGTCGTCTGGGCGCGAGCCGCTATCCACAATCCGCGCATAATCAGCAGCACATAGAGCGCGAGTAGAACCAGCACGCCCACCAACCCGAGCTCTTCGGCGAGTACCGCGAAGATAAAGTCGGTATGGCGCTCTGGCAGGAACTCCAGCTGCGACTGGGTGCCGTGCAGCCAGCCCTTGCCGCGCAGGCCGCCGGAGCCAATAGCGATTTTCGACTGAATAATATGATAGCCCGCGCCCAGCGGGTCACTCTCCGGATCGAGCAGCATCATGACGCGCTGGCGCTGATAGTCATGCATCAGGAAAAACCAGAGGATGGGTACAAACGCGGCAATCAACAGCACCGCGACGCCTATCACGCGCCAGCTCAGGCCTGAGAGAAACAGCACGAACAGGCCGGAGGCGGCAATCAGAATCGAGGTACCGAGGTCAGGCTGCGCGGCGACCAGTAGCGTCGGCATGAAAATCAGCACCAGCGCGATGCCGGTGTTTTTAAGCGTTGGCGGGCAGACGTCACGGTTGATAAAGCGCGCCACCATCAATGGCACCGCGATTTTGGCGATTTCCGAGGGCTGAAAGCGCACCACGCCGAGATCGAGCCAGCGCTGCGCGCCTTTCGAGATAGCCCCGAAGGCGTCCACCGCCACCAGTAAAATAATACAGACGATATAGAGATAGGGCGCCCAGCCTTCATAAACGCGCGGCGGGATCTGCGCCAGCACGATCATAATGACGAAGCCCATCATTATCTGGCCTATCTTGCGCTCCATCATGCCGATATCCTGGCCGCTGGCGCTCCAGATAACCATCGCGCTGTAAAAACAGAGCGCGAGAATAATCAGCATAAAGGTTGGGTCGAGGTGAATTTTATCCCACAGCGACTTTTTATTCGGATTGTCGGTCATCTTATCGATCCTCCGCCGCCGCGGTGGCGGGGTTTTCCGTCGGCAGTTCGGTGTTGTTATCCCCGAGCATGATGTGGTCGAGGATCTGACGCATGATGGTGCCCACCGCCGGTCCCGCGCCGCCGTTTTCCAGGATCATCGCCACCGCCACCTGCGGTTTATCGTAAGGCGCGAACGCGGTCATCAGCTTGTGGTCGCGCAGGCGTTCGGCGATGCGGTGCGCGTTATAGGTCTCGTTGGCTTTCAGCCCGAAGACCTGCGCAGTACCGGATTTCGCGGCGATTTTATACGGCGCGCCGGCAAAATATTTATGCCCCGTGCCGTTGGCGCGGTTGGCGACGCCATACATGCCGTCTTTGGCGATTTCCCAGTAGCCGGAGTGGATGTCGCCCACCGGCGGCTGTTCCGGCTGTTTCCACGGCACCTTCTGGCCGTTGACCACGGTCGTCATCAGCAGGTGCGGCACTTTGACTACGCCGTCGTTAATCAAAATCATCATGGCTTTGTTCATCTGCACCGGCGTCGCGGTCCAGTAGCCCTGGCCGATGCCCACCGGAATGGTGTCGCCCTGATACCACGGCTTTTTAAAACGCTTCATTTTCCATTCTCGGGTCGGCATGTTGCCGGAGCGCTCTTCGGAGAGGTCGATGCCCGTCATGCTGCCGTAACCGAATTTGCGCATCCACTCGGAGAGCCGGTCGATGCCCATGTCGTAAGCCACCTGGTAGAAGAAGGTATCCGCCGACTCTTCCAGCGATTTGGTGACGTTAAGCCGTCCGTGCCCCCACTTTTTCCAGTCGCGGTAGCGCTTCTCGGAGCCAGGTAACTGCCACCAGCCGGGGTCGAACAGCGACGTGTTGCGGTTAATCACGCCCGCGCTTAAGGCAGACACCGCGACGTAAGGCTTGACCGTCGACGCGGGTGGATAGACGCCCTGGGTGGCGCGGTTAATCAGCGGCGTGTTCGGATCGTTAAGCAGCCCGGAGTAATCCTTGCTGGAGATGCCGTCCACAAACAGGTTAGGGTTGTAGCTCGGCATCGACACCATCGCCAGAATGCCGCCGCTGCGCGGGTCGGTCACCACGACGGCGGCGCGGCTGCCCTGCAGCAGCGTTTCGATATAGGTTTGCAGCTTGAGGTCGAGCGTCAGGTAGATGTCGTGGCCCGCCTGCGGGGGCACTTCTTTAAGCTGGCGGATCACGCGCCCGCGGTTGTTGACTTCAACTTCTTCATAACCGGTCTGACCATGCAGGACATCTTCGTAATAGCGCTCAATGCCGAGCTTGCCGATATCGTGCGTGGCGGCGTAGTTGGCGAGCTTGCCGTCTTTATCAAGACGCTCAACGTCTTTATCGTTAATCTTCGACACATAGCCGATAACATGGGTCAGCGCCGCGCCATAAGGATAGTAGCGACGCTTATAGCCTTTGACTTCCACGCCGGGGAAACGGTACTGATTCACCGCGAAGCGCGCCACCTGCACTTCCGTCAGGTTGGTTTTCACGGGGATAGAGGTAAAACGGTGCGAGCGCGCGCGCTCTTTTTTGAAATTCGCGATGTCGTCATCGGTGAGATCGACCACCGAGCGCAGCCCCTCCAGCGTATCCTGCACGCTGTCGACCTTTTCAGGCATCATTTCAATCTGGTAGATAGTGCGGTTCAGGGCGAGCGGGGTGCCGTTGCGATCGTAGATAATCCCGCGGCTTGGCGGGATGGGCACCAGTTTGATGCGGTTTTCGTTGGAGCGGGTCTGGTAATCGTTAAAACGCAGGATCTGTAAATGGTAGAGATTAACAACCAGGATCCCGGTCAGCACCAGGATGCCGGCAAAGGCGACCAGCGCCCGACGCACAAAGAGCGCGGACTCAGCCGTATAGTCACGAAAGGAATCCTTTAGTTTCATCCGCTGCTTAACTTACCTGATGGTGATTATTCACGATGATACGGGTGATTGGTGGTGATGCTCCAGGCGCGGTAGAGGCTCTCCGCGACAATCACCCGCACCAGCGGATGGGGCAGGGTCAGCGTGGAAAGCGACCAGCTCTGTTCCGCCGCCGCTTTGCACGCATCGGACAGCCCTTCAGGCCCGCCTATCAGCAGGCTTACGTCGCGGCCGT
This window contains:
- the rlpA gene encoding endolytic peptidoglycan transglycosylase RlpA, which translates into the protein MRKQWIGVCIAAGLLTACGVNNEGQQQASVAPQQPVCNGPVVEISGAEPRYEQPNPSVNSDYERDGKRYSIVQDLSRFSQAGLAAIYDAEPDSNLTASGEPFDPMQLTAAHPTLPVPSYARITNLANGRMIVVRINDRGPYGNDRVISLSRAAADRLNTSNNTKVRIDPIIVAPDGSLSGPGMACTTVAKQTYALPARPDLSGGLGSVSSAPQPAAPQGDIRPVSNDSLQSDDTTGAPVKSGGFLGAPTTLASGVLETATPEAAPAATTAQPAVASADAQPAAAPTQFAAPATRNAPVTAPGSVQGSVAPAASAPATAAAGNYVVQVGAVSDATRAGQWQQKLSQQFSVPGRVSQNGAVYRVQLGPFASKSQAASLQQRLQSEAQVQSFITVAQ
- the mrdB gene encoding peptidoglycan glycosyltransferase MrdB (rod shape-determining protein RodA), whose amino-acid sequence is MTDNPNKKSLWDKIHLDPTFMLIILALCFYSAMVIWSASGQDIGMMERKIGQIMMGFVIMIVLAQIPPRVYEGWAPYLYIVCIILLVAVDAFGAISKGAQRWLDLGVVRFQPSEIAKIAVPLMVARFINRDVCPPTLKNTGIALVLIFMPTLLVAAQPDLGTSILIAASGLFVLFLSGLSWRVIGVAVLLIAAFVPILWFFLMHDYQRQRVMMLLDPESDPLGAGYHIIQSKIAIGSGGLRGKGWLHGTQSQLEFLPERHTDFIFAVLAEELGLVGVLVLLALYVLLIMRGLWIAARAQTTFGRVMAGGLMLILFVYVFVNIGMVSGILPVVGVPLPLVSYGGSALIVLMAGFGIVMSIHTHRKMLSKSV
- the mrdA gene encoding peptidoglycan DD-transpeptidase MrdA: MKLKDSFRDYTAESALFVRRALVAFAGILVLTGILVVNLYHLQILRFNDYQTRSNENRIKLVPIPPSRGIIYDRNGTPLALNRTIYQIEMMPEKVDSVQDTLEGLRSVVDLTDDDIANFKKERARSHRFTSIPVKTNLTEVQVARFAVNQYRFPGVEVKGYKRRYYPYGAALTHVIGYVSKINDKDVERLDKDGKLANYAATHDIGKLGIERYYEDVLHGQTGYEEVEVNNRGRVIRQLKEVPPQAGHDIYLTLDLKLQTYIETLLQGSRAAVVVTDPRSGGILAMVSMPSYNPNLFVDGISSKDYSGLLNDPNTPLINRATQGVYPPASTVKPYVAVSALSAGVINRNTSLFDPGWWQLPGSEKRYRDWKKWGHGRLNVTKSLEESADTFFYQVAYDMGIDRLSEWMRKFGYGSMTGIDLSEERSGNMPTREWKMKRFKKPWYQGDTIPVGIGQGYWTATPVQMNKAMMILINDGVVKVPHLLMTTVVNGQKVPWKQPEQPPVGDIHSGYWEIAKDGMYGVANRANGTGHKYFAGAPYKIAAKSGTAQVFGLKANETYNAHRIAERLRDHKLMTAFAPYDKPQVAVAMILENGGAGPAVGTIMRQILDHIMLGDNNTELPTENPATAAAEDR
- the dacA gene encoding D-alanyl-D-alanine carboxypeptidase DacA — its product is MKTTFSVRFMQRLAVSTALSVAALSSAAHADDLNIKTMIPGVPQIDAEAYILIDYNSGKVLAEQNADARRDPASLTKMMTSYVIGQAMKAGKFKESDLVTIGNDAWATGNPVFKGSSLMFLKPGMQVPVSQLIRGINLQSGNDACVAMADYVAGSQDAFVGLMNSYVTALGLKNTHFQTVHGLDADGQYSSARDMALIGQALIRDVPNEYSIYREKEFTFNGIRQTNRNGLLWDNSLNVDGIKTGHTDKAGYNLVASATEGQMRLISAVMGGRTFKGREAESKKLLTWGFRFFETVNPLKAGKEFASEPAWFGDNDRASLGVDKDIYLTIPRGRMKDLKASYVLNTSELHAPLAKNQVVGTINFQLDGKTIEQRPLVVLEEIQEGNFFGRIIDYIKLMFHHWFG